In one Silene latifolia isolate original U9 population chromosome 10, ASM4854445v1, whole genome shotgun sequence genomic region, the following are encoded:
- the LOC141605382 gene encoding zeatin O-glucosyltransferase-like yields the protein MNGQKSHKPQVSVVMVPFPAQGHLNQLLHLSRLISSYGIPVHYAGSTTHNRQAKHRLQGGNNNNNNNNNNLGGNNDIHFHDFQLPAYDSPPPNPHSSTHFPLHLQPLWDASIHLRQPISELLLELSSNSRRIVVIYDSLMAYVVQDVRDILNAESYSFVPCGAFTVFLGLWDTMNHVLPFEIDANDVIPSCNLPSNEGCFTPEMENFIAENVHKFAGLENGSLYNTSRVIEGKYVKLLERLSGKNCYAIGPFNPVEISKPKSEIQRHKCLEWLDKQEKESVVYVCFGTMTSISDEQINELAIGLEKSGQKFIWVLRDADKGDVFTENETVRKLELPEGYEERVKNRGIVVREWAPQLEILSHSSTGGFMSHCGWNSCMESISMGVAMATWPMHSDQPRNAVFVTQVLRIGTVVREWSRRSELVRSSDVVSAVTRLIASEEGAEMRRRAVELGSAVRTSIAAGGSSRIEMDSFIAEITK from the coding sequence ATGAATGGCCAAAAATCCCATAAACCACAAGTATCAGTGGTTATGGTGCCCTTCCCAGCCCAAGGTCACCTTAATCAGCTCCTACACCTCTCTCGCTTAATATCTTCCTACGGTATACCAGTCCACTACGCCGGCTCCACCACCCACAACCGCCAAGCCAAACACCGCCTCCAAGGaggtaacaacaacaacaacaacaacaacaacaacttagGAGGTAACAATGACATCCATTTTCATGATTTTCAACTTCCTGCTTATGACTCTCCCCCACCCAACCCTCACTCCTCCACGCATTTCCCTTTACACCTGCAACCGCTCTGGGATGCCTCTATACATCTCCGACAACCCATTTCCGAGCTATTACTAGAATTGTCGTCGAATTCCCGGAGAATTGTCGTCATTTATGATAGTCTAATGGCTTATGTTGTCCAAGATGTAAGAGATATCCTTAATGCTGAATCATATAGCTTTGTTCCTTGTGGTGCCTTCACCGTCTTCTTAGGCTTGTGGGACACTATGAACCACGTATTGCCTTTTGAGATTGATGCTAATGATGTTATTCCGAGTTGTAATTTACCCTCGAACGAAGGGTGTTTTACACCTGAGATGGAGAATTTCATAGCTGAAAATGTGCACAAGTTTGCCGGTTTGGAGAATGGAAGTCTTTATAATACGTCGAGAGTGATTGAGGGTAAATATGTGAAATTACTTGAGAGATTATCTGGTAAAAATTGTTATGCAATTGGACCTTTTAATCCTGTTGAAATATCGAAACCCAAAAGCGAGATTCAAAGGCATAAATGCCTAGAATGGTTAGATAAACAAGAGAAGGAGTCTGTAGTATATGTTTGTTTTGGGACAATGACATCGATAAGTGATGAACAAATCAATGAATTGGCAATTGGATTAGAAAAAAGTGGTCAAAAATTCATTTGGGTTCTTAGAGATGCTGATAAAGGAGATGTTTTTACTGAGAATGAAACGGTAAGAAAGCTGGAGTTACCAGAAGGGTACGAAGAAAGGGTGAAAAACAGGGGAATTGTGGTAAGAGAATGGGCTCCACAGTTGGAAATTCTAAGTCATTCTTCAACAGGTGGGTTCATGAGTCATTGTGGATGGAACTCCTGCATGGAAAGCATTAGCATGGGAGTAGCCATGGCAACATGGCCAATGCACTCTGATCAGCCTAGGAACGCCGTTTTTGTGACACAAGTGCTCAGGATAGGGACTGTAGTCAGGGAATGGTCTCGCCGTAGTGAGTTGGTTCGGTCGAGTGATGTGGTGAGCGCGGTGACAAGGTTGATAGCATCCGAGGAAGGGGCGGAAATGAGGAGAAGGGCAGTTGAATTAGGTAGCGCTGTTAGAACATCTATTGCTGCTGGTGGTTCCTCTCGTATTGAGATGGATTCTTTCATTGCTGAAATCACTAAATGA